In the genome of Arthrobacter alpinus, the window ATTCGGCGGAAGGCACGGGGACCACGAACGCTTCACGGACGCCCTGCACACGGTGCAGGCCATCCGTCACGGCAGTTGCGGAAACCTTTAGCCCGCCCGTGATGATGACATCGTCCACACGGCCCAGCACCCGCAGCCGTCCCTCAGGGTCCAACTCGCCCAGATCGCCGCTCTCATACCAACGCACCATCTCGCCGTCGTGCTCTTCCTCAAAGAAGGACGCCTGGGTGAGGGCGGCATCGCCCAGATAGCCGGCAGCCACCACGGGCCCACCGAGCCAGACCCGGCCGTCACGGATGGCGAGCTCCACGCCTTCGAGCGGGACGCCGTCGTACACGGCACCGCCGCACGTCTCGCTCATGCCATAGGTGGTCACCACGTTCAGCCCGGCACCGCGCGCAGCCTCGAGCAGCACGGGGTTGATGGGACCGCCGCCGAGCAGAATCGCGTTGAAACGGCGCAGCACCGTGAGCGTCTCCGCCGTCGGATTGTTGAGCAGGCGCGTCAGCTGGGTTGGCACCAACGAGGTGAAACGCATCTTGTCGGTGAGCTCCAGCGCGCCCTCGGTGAACGCCTCGGGGGTGAACCCGCCGCTCAGGTCCATGGCCCACGGGCGGGTTCCGGCGAACAAGCTGCGCACCAAAACCTGCAGGCCCGCCACATAGTTCATCGGCAGAGCCAGCAGCCACTGTCCCTCACCCTGCAACGCCATCGCCGTGCCCACCGACGATGCCGCCAGCGACTCAACGCTGAGCATGGTCCGCTTGGGTGTGCCGGTGCTCCCGGAGGTAAGCACGACGGCGGCAATCTCGGTGTCGCTGTCGGCTGGCAGTCCCAGCTCACTTTGCGGGATGAGGGTGAAGCTGCCGTCGGGGGCAATCTGGACCGCGGGGCCCTCGCCGGAGAGGGCCTCGGAAAGTGCCTTGAGCAGGGGTTCGATGTTCATGTGCGCCTAAGTATTAGAAGTAGTACGGGAAGGAGGACCAGTCGGGGTCGCGCTTTTCCAGGAACGCTTCCTTGCCCTCCACTGCCTCGTCCGTCATGTAGGCCAGGCGGGTGGCCTCGCCGGCGAAGACCTGCTGGCCAGCCAGGCCGTCGTCGGCCAAGTTGAAGGCAAACTTGAGCATGCGGATGGCTTGCGGGGACTGGCGGGCAATGTCGGCGGCGTATTCCAGCGCCGTGTTTTCCAGGTCCGAGTGG includes:
- a CDS encoding AMP-binding protein — protein: MNIEPLLKALSEALSGEGPAVQIAPDGSFTLIPQSELGLPADSDTEIAAVVLTSGSTGTPKRTMLSVESLAASSVGTAMALQGEGQWLLALPMNYVAGLQVLVRSLFAGTRPWAMDLSGGFTPEAFTEGALELTDKMRFTSLVPTQLTRLLNNPTAETLTVLRRFNAILLGGGPINPVLLEAARGAGLNVVTTYGMSETCGGAVYDGVPLEGVELAIRDGRVWLGGPVVAAGYLGDAALTQASFFEEEHDGEMVRWYESGDLGELDPEGRLRVLGRVDDVIITGGLKVSATAVTDGLHRVQGVREAFVVPVPSAEWGQQVAAMVVASCSEAELMAGATSILEPHLVPKTVVFVSELPLLANGKPDRSAILATLADAAQAA